GAAAAGGCATGGCTTTGGCGGTTTCCCAGCTACACACGGTACTGAAAGAAAACACCGTGCCAATGGCTCGCTCGCAAGTTTTGCCAGTGATGCCGGTAAAGGCGGAAACATCAAAAAAGGTAAGAAAATGTCCGGCCATACCGGAAACGTCAAAGTTACTACAAAGAACCACGAGCTGGTGAGCATTGATTCAGATAAGAATCTGCTTGTAGTAAAAGGGGCGGTTCCAGGCCCTTCAGGCGGATATGTAATTGTGAAAACAGCCAAGACCGCTAAGAATAAGCAATAAAACAGGAAGCCGATAAAATGATTGACGTTACTGTATACAATAAAGACGGCCAGCAGGTAGATACGATTTCGGTAAGCGAAGAATCGTTTGGTGGCGAGGTTCGCTATCCGCTGCTGAAGCAGGCAATCGTGATGTACCATGCTAACAAACGCGTAGGTACTGCGGCAACCAAAAGCCGCGGTATGGTTGCTGGTTCTTCAAAGAAGCTTTTCAGGCAGAAGGGCACCGGTAATGCACGTGTTGGTAATATGAGAACCCACAAGCGAGTAGGCGGCGGTGTAGCATTTGCCAAAAGTGTTAGAGATTTCGGCAAGAAAATGCCTAAGAAGCAGAGGAATATCGCTTGCAAAAGCGCATTGCTCGCAAAGCTTCAGTCCGGTTCAGTGTCTGTGATAGATGAGCTCTCTTTCAGCGAACCTAAAACAAAGGAAATGGCCGGCATACTGAAGAATCTAAACATAGACAGAAGCTGCCTTGTTACACTCGGGGATTATGATACGAATGTGTATAAGTCAGCAAGAAATATTCAGAAAATTGATGTAGCTGCCCTGAAAGACTTAAATGCCGGCGAGATCTGCAATAAGCAGAAGCTCCTTTTTACTAAAGAGGCATTTGATAAGCTGCTTAATGGTTGAGCGGAAGATTTGAACACGTATAAACCTGATTCGACAAGGTGAAAAAGTGGATTATTGCAACGTAATCATAAAGCCGATAATAACCGAACAGAGTATGCATTTTGCTACGAGCAAAAATGCCTATGCCTTTGAGGTTAATAAAAAGGCGAACAAATTACAGATTCGCAAAGCTATAGAGGATATCTATGGCGTTAAAGTTGAAAAGGTTCGCACGATGAACCGCAAGGGCAAAGCCCGCAGAAGAGGACGCAGTTTCGGGATGACTGCAAGCTGGAAAAAGGCTGTGGTTGTTCTAAATGAGGAAGACAGAATAGACCTGTACTAAAAAAGTGGATTAAGGCATTACTATGGCTATTAAAACATATAAACCAACAAGTCCGGGAAGAAGGTATTCTTCTGTAATTGATTACAGAGCTGTTCTGACTACAGACAAACCAGAAAAGACGCTCTGTAAAAGATTGCGTAAAAGCGGCGGAAGAAATCATCACGGAAGAACAACCTGCCGCTTCAGAGGCGGCGGCGCAAGAAGGATATACCGCTTCATCGATTTCAACCGTGATAAAGATGGCATCAGCGCAGAGGTTCAGAGCGTTGAATACGACCCGAACAGAAACTGCTTTATCTCTCTGGTGGAGTATGAAGACGGGGAAAAAAGATACATACTTTCTCCACGCGGATTGAATGTGAATTCAAAGATTATCAGCGGCGAGAATGTTGAACCGGTAGTGGGCAATGCTATGCCACTGAAAAATATACCGGTAGGCGTTGCTGTTCACAATATAGAGATGAATCCCGGTCAGGGCGGCAAGCTCGTTAGAAGTGCCGGGGGCACAGCAAGAGTTATGGCTAAAGAAGGCGGCTGGGCAACCATTATCCTCCCCAGCGGCGAGATGAGAATGGTACGTGTTGAGTGCCGTGCTACAATCGGCCAGCTCGGAAACAGCGACTATCAGAATGTGCGTATCGGCAAAGCCGGAAGAAAACGTCATATGGGACGCAGACCTCACGTACGAGGCAAGGCTCAGAACCCTGTTTCTCACCCGATGGGCGGTGGTGAAGGCAGGAGTAACGGTGGGCGTCATCCCTGTTCTCCAACCGGCAGGTTTGCCAAGGGCGGAAAGACCCGCCATAAAAAGAAACAGAGCGGTAAAAGAATAATCAGGCGTCGTAAGAACAACCGCGGCGAGCAGTTGGTTCTATAATCCAATAGTGATAAAAAGGTGAAGTTTAATGGCAAGATCGCTGAAAAAAGGTCCTTTTGTAGATGACCATCTCCTTGAGAAGGTCGCACAGCAGATGGAAGCTGGAACAAAAAAGCCTGTTAGAACATGGTCTAGAAGGTCAACAGTTATTCCTGAGTTCGTAGGCTATACCTTCGAAGTGCATAATGGACGCAGCTTTGTAAAGGTTTTCATAACAGAAGATATGGTTGGGCATAAGCTTGGTGAGTTTGCTCCAACTCGAACCTTCAAAGGCCATGGTACTCGTCAATAATATTCGGTTTACACCGGAGATATACATTAAGGTTTGCTATGTTAAACGTTAGAAGACTAAACGAAATAATCGATGACAGCTCTTTGGAAGTGGAAGATTTTGCTTCCACTCTGGATATCAATGCAGCATGTTCTCCAGTTAAGGCTGTTAAAAACTGGAAAAAAGGGCTTATGAAGCCCCAGCCTAAGGATGATGATATTGATGCGCTGGCAAACAAACTGGAAGTTGATGCATCTGAGCTGAAGGCTTGGAAAGCAGCGTTGAGATATGCCCCGCAGTCTGCCCGCAAGGTTAGGCTTGTCGCAGACCTTATCAGGGGAAGGCATGTGCGTGATGCTGAAGATATTCTCAAATTTACCCCCAAGCGTTCTGCTGCAATGGTTCTTCAGGTGCTTAAGAGTGCAGTGGCAAATGCAGATGAGGCAGAAGCCGATGTTGAAAGCCTTTACGTTGCAGAGGCCCGGGTTGACGGGGCTGGAAGACGAATCGGGACGAAGGGTTTTATACCTAAAGACCGCGGTAGAGCCCATCCTATAAGGAAAGAGGCTTGTCATATTCACGTTACGGTTGCTCAAATAACAGAGGAATAGATTAGTATGGGTCAGAAAACATCACCAGTTGGTTTCAGAACGGGAATTAGGCTTGATTGGCAGAGCACGTGGTTTGCCCCTAAAGCAAACTACGGCGATTTTATCGTCGAAGACTGCAAAATAAGAGAATTTGTTGAAGAACGATTCAATAATCAGCCTCCTTACTCAGCCGTAGCGAAAACTGAAATTGCAAGAACACGCAATGAAGTGAAGGTAACTCTGCATACTGCAAGGCCGGGAATGGTAATTGGCCCGAAGGGTGCTGAGGTTGACAAGGTTAGAGAAGAGATCGAAGCGCTGATCAACAGGAAAGTCAGCGTGAATGTAGTGGAAATCAAGGAAGCCTCGCTCAATTCAAAGCTCGTTGCAGATTCAATAGCGATGCAGCTTAGCAGAAGGGCATCTTTCCGCCGAGTAATGAAAATGCAGTGTGAGGCGGTAATGAATGCCGGAGCGAAAGGCGTTAAAATTATTGTTTCCGGCCGTCTGGGCGGTGCTGAAATGGCAAGAAGAGAAACTCAGAAAATGGGTTCTATTCCGCTTCAGACAATCGACGCCAATGTTGATTACAACAACTCTATCGCCCGTACAACATACGGTACTATCGGCGTTAAGGTGTGGATTTTCAAAGGAAAGTTTGGCGAAGAGATTCAGCCGGATAACAAAGGACGCAAGCCCAGAGGCGGCAAAGGCGGCGGAAGAAGAAATAAACCGAAAAGAAACGGCTGATTTTAGATAGAAACTAACACTTATTACAGTGCGAGGATATTGCTATGGCTTTAATGCCGAAAAGAGTTAAATACCGCAAGCAGCAGCGGGGAAAAAATAGAGGAAACGCCACACGCAACAATACAGTTGCTTTCGGCGAATACGGGATACAGTCTTTGGAGCATTCCTGGATTACTGCAAGGCAGATTGAGGCCGGCCGTGTTGCCGCTACTCACTACCTGAGAAGACAGGGAACTATCCATATTAGAATTTTCCCTCATAAGTCTTTCACCTCAACGCCTCTTGAAACTCGTATGGGTAAAGGTAAAGGTGATATTGAGGGCTGGGTAGCTGTGGTTAAGCCCGGTACAGTGATGTTCGAGATCTCAGGTGTTGATGAAAAACTTGCCCGTGCAGCTCTTGCCAGGGTAGCTCAGAAAATGCCTATAAGGTGTCGATTCGCTCAAAGAAAACACTCAATGGCGTAAGGTGGTATGCAGATGAAAGCTTCAGAATTAAGAGAACTAAAGACAGAAGATTTGCCTTCAAAGCTCAAAGAGTTTCAGAAGAAACTTTACGAGCTGAGGATGCAGTCTGTTACAGAGAACCTTGAAGATAAATATGCAATATCAAAATGTCGCAAGGATATTGCCAGAGTTAAGACAATTATTAGAAAAAATCAGTTGAAGGCTCAATGATGGAAGGCAAGGTATTTAAAACTAGACGCGGGACGGTGGTCAGCCGCAGCGGTGATAAGGCTATAAGGGTGCAGATTGATTATAATGTCAAGCATCCAGTATATGGCAAATACGTAAAACGCCGCACTAAACTCGGCGTTCACGATCCACAAAACGCAGCCAGTGTAGGCGATATTGTCGATATTGTTGAGTGCAGGCCAATCAGCAAGACCATAAGCTGGCGTCTTGTCGGCCTCGTTGAACAAGCAAACATTAAATAATCGGTGAGGACACTCAAGTGATACAGCAAGAGACAATGTTGGAAATAGCCGATAACAGCGGCGTGAAAACTGCTCAGTGCATCAAAGTCCTTGGGCACAGCGGTACAAGCAAAGGCAAATATACAAGGCCTGCTGCTTCTGTCGGTGATATCGTTAGCGTTACTGTTAAGAGACACCTGCCGACCTGTCAGCTCAACGAGAAGAAGGTTTACAAGTGTGTGATTGTTCGGACAAAAGCACCTTTACGCAGGCCTGACGGCAGCTATGTACGTTTCGACAGCAATGCAGCGGTTATGATTGATGCGGACAACAATCCCATCGGTACTCGAATCTTTGGTGCGGTAGCCAGAGAGCTTCGTGAGAAGAACTTTATGAAAATAATTTCACTTGCCAGTGAAGTAGTTTAAGAGATACAAATATGGCAGCACGTATTAAAAAAGGCGATCGAGTAGTAGTAATAAGCGGCACTAATAAAGACCGCAAGGGCGAAGTGCTCAGGGTTATGAATTCTGAGAAAGTGATTATTGAAGGCGTGAATCTTGCTAAAAAGCACGTTCGCCCATCTCAGAAGCACCCGCAGGGCGGACAGATAACTGTTGAACAGCCGATTCACATCAGCAATGTGATGCCTGTGAACCCGACTACAGAAAAAGGTGCTCGAGTAAGATTCGTTGAACAAGAGGGCGGCAAAAAGCGTGTTGCTCTCGATGGAACTGAGCTTGGTGTAGTACGCAAGCCGAAAGCTTAAAGATAGGTACGT
This window of the Sedimentisphaera salicampi genome carries:
- the rplD gene encoding 50S ribosomal protein L4; the encoded protein is MIDVTVYNKDGQQVDTISVSEESFGGEVRYPLLKQAIVMYHANKRVGTAATKSRGMVAGSSKKLFRQKGTGNARVGNMRTHKRVGGGVAFAKSVRDFGKKMPKKQRNIACKSALLAKLQSGSVSVIDELSFSEPKTKEMAGILKNLNIDRSCLVTLGDYDTNVYKSARNIQKIDVAALKDLNAGEICNKQKLLFTKEAFDKLLNG
- the rplW gene encoding 50S ribosomal protein L23; its protein translation is MDYCNVIIKPIITEQSMHFATSKNAYAFEVNKKANKLQIRKAIEDIYGVKVEKVRTMNRKGKARRRGRSFGMTASWKKAVVVLNEEDRIDLY
- the rplB gene encoding 50S ribosomal protein L2: MAIKTYKPTSPGRRYSSVIDYRAVLTTDKPEKTLCKRLRKSGGRNHHGRTTCRFRGGGARRIYRFIDFNRDKDGISAEVQSVEYDPNRNCFISLVEYEDGEKRYILSPRGLNVNSKIISGENVEPVVGNAMPLKNIPVGVAVHNIEMNPGQGGKLVRSAGGTARVMAKEGGWATIILPSGEMRMVRVECRATIGQLGNSDYQNVRIGKAGRKRHMGRRPHVRGKAQNPVSHPMGGGEGRSNGGRHPCSPTGRFAKGGKTRHKKKQSGKRIIRRRKNNRGEQLVL
- the rpsS gene encoding 30S ribosomal protein S19 gives rise to the protein MARSLKKGPFVDDHLLEKVAQQMEAGTKKPVRTWSRRSTVIPEFVGYTFEVHNGRSFVKVFITEDMVGHKLGEFAPTRTFKGHGTRQ
- the rplV gene encoding 50S ribosomal protein L22, whose amino-acid sequence is MLNVRRLNEIIDDSSLEVEDFASTLDINAACSPVKAVKNWKKGLMKPQPKDDDIDALANKLEVDASELKAWKAALRYAPQSARKVRLVADLIRGRHVRDAEDILKFTPKRSAAMVLQVLKSAVANADEAEADVESLYVAEARVDGAGRRIGTKGFIPKDRGRAHPIRKEACHIHVTVAQITEE
- the rpsC gene encoding 30S ribosomal protein S3 is translated as MGQKTSPVGFRTGIRLDWQSTWFAPKANYGDFIVEDCKIREFVEERFNNQPPYSAVAKTEIARTRNEVKVTLHTARPGMVIGPKGAEVDKVREEIEALINRKVSVNVVEIKEASLNSKLVADSIAMQLSRRASFRRVMKMQCEAVMNAGAKGVKIIVSGRLGGAEMARRETQKMGSIPLQTIDANVDYNNSIARTTYGTIGVKVWIFKGKFGEEIQPDNKGRKPRGGKGGGRRNKPKRNG
- the rplP gene encoding 50S ribosomal protein L16; translation: MALMPKRVKYRKQQRGKNRGNATRNNTVAFGEYGIQSLEHSWITARQIEAGRVAATHYLRRQGTIHIRIFPHKSFTSTPLETRMGKGKGDIEGWVAVVKPGTVMFEISGVDEKLARAALARVAQKMPIRCRFAQRKHSMA
- the rpmC gene encoding 50S ribosomal protein L29, with amino-acid sequence MKASELRELKTEDLPSKLKEFQKKLYELRMQSVTENLEDKYAISKCRKDIARVKTIIRKNQLKAQ
- the rpsQ gene encoding 30S ribosomal protein S17, whose translation is MEGKVFKTRRGTVVSRSGDKAIRVQIDYNVKHPVYGKYVKRRTKLGVHDPQNAASVGDIVDIVECRPISKTISWRLVGLVEQANIK
- the rplN gene encoding 50S ribosomal protein L14, whose translation is MIQQETMLEIADNSGVKTAQCIKVLGHSGTSKGKYTRPAASVGDIVSVTVKRHLPTCQLNEKKVYKCVIVRTKAPLRRPDGSYVRFDSNAAVMIDADNNPIGTRIFGAVARELREKNFMKIISLASEVV
- the rplX gene encoding 50S ribosomal protein L24 gives rise to the protein MAARIKKGDRVVVISGTNKDRKGEVLRVMNSEKVIIEGVNLAKKHVRPSQKHPQGGQITVEQPIHISNVMPVNPTTEKGARVRFVEQEGGKKRVALDGTELGVVRKPKA